The Candidatus Methylomirabilota bacterium genome includes a window with the following:
- the rlmB gene encoding 23S rRNA (guanosine(2251)-2'-O)-methyltransferase RlmB: MSEGVAYGRNPVLVLLRSRARRADEVAVLAGARGPLAEVVALARRAGAKVSYRTRDQLTAMAGSPDHQGVVARVASAEYVDLAALLQIPEERGEAAFFLALDQIQDPRNLGALLRTADGFGVHGVIVPKHRQVGLTDAAARTAMGALETVAVAREANLVSALETLKKSGIWIYGAAVSDGVPPWNADLKGPICLVLGSEGEGLRPLVARTCDVLVTVPMFGRVGSLNVSAAGAVLCYEVTRQRQAEPKAH, from the coding sequence ATGAGCGAGGGCGTGGCCTACGGTCGCAACCCCGTGCTCGTGCTGCTCCGTAGCCGCGCCCGGCGCGCGGACGAGGTGGCGGTGCTGGCCGGCGCGCGCGGGCCGCTGGCCGAGGTGGTGGCGCTGGCACGCCGGGCGGGCGCGAAGGTTTCCTACCGCACGCGCGATCAGCTCACGGCGATGGCCGGCTCGCCCGATCACCAGGGGGTGGTGGCCAGGGTGGCGTCGGCGGAGTACGTCGACCTCGCCGCGCTGCTGCAGATCCCCGAGGAGCGGGGCGAGGCCGCCTTCTTCCTGGCGCTGGACCAGATCCAGGATCCCCGCAACCTGGGCGCGCTCCTGAGAACGGCCGATGGGTTCGGGGTCCACGGGGTCATCGTCCCGAAGCACCGCCAGGTCGGCCTCACGGACGCTGCAGCCCGGACCGCCATGGGAGCGCTCGAGACGGTTGCCGTGGCGCGGGAGGCCAACCTCGTGAGCGCGCTCGAGACTCTTAAAAAATCAGGCATTTGGATCTATGGGGCCGCAGTGAGCGACGGCGTTCCCCCCTGGAACGCCGACCTGAAGGGACCGATCTGCCTGGTCCTCGGCAGCGAGGGCGAGGGGTTGAGGCCACTCGTCGCGCGGACGTGCGACGTCCTGGTGACTGTTCCCATGTTCGGGCGTGTCGGCTCACTGAACGTTTCCGCCGCCGGGGCGGTTCTCTGTTACGAGGTCACCCGCCAGCGCCAGGCGGAGCCCAAGGCTCATTGA
- the ispF gene encoding 2-C-methyl-D-erythritol 2,4-cyclodiphosphate synthase: MNRVGFGFDLHPLARDRALVLGGVTVPSEVGLRGHSDADVLAHAVGEALLGALALGDLGRHFPDTDPQYGGVSSLVLLERVMELVRGRGGRLVNVDATVLAQAPRLAPYLSEMAKRLADALAVPVDVVSVKAKSPEGLGVVGRREGIAAMAVVSVEVGE, translated from the coding sequence GTGAACCGCGTGGGATTCGGCTTCGATCTGCACCCCCTGGCGCGCGACCGGGCCCTGGTCCTGGGGGGCGTGACCGTCCCCTCCGAGGTCGGCCTGCGCGGGCACTCCGATGCCGACGTGCTCGCCCACGCGGTGGGGGAGGCGCTGCTGGGCGCTCTGGCGCTGGGCGATCTCGGGCGCCACTTCCCGGACACCGATCCGCAGTACGGCGGCGTCTCCAGCCTCGTGCTGCTGGAGCGCGTGATGGAGCTGGTGCGGGGGCGGGGTGGCCGGCTGGTGAACGTCGACGCCACCGTGCTCGCCCAGGCGCCGCGCCTGGCCCCGTACCTCTCCGAGATGGCCAAGCGACTGGCCGACGCGCTGGCGGTCCCCGTCGACGTCGTCAGCGTCAAGGCCAAGAGCCCGGAGGGCCTCGGTGTCGTGGGCCGCCGCGAGGGCATCGCCGCCATGGCCGTCGTCTCCGTCGAGGTGGGCGAGTGA
- the cysS gene encoding cysteine--tRNA ligase, with protein MKIYNTLTRTKEELVPLTPNEVRMYVCGVTVYDVSHVGHARSAIVFDVIRRYLAFKGYRVTFVKNFTDVDDKIIKRAQEEGVSPSELSERYIAEFYQDMAAMGVLRADIEPKATEHIPEMIALIERLLAGGFAYVVDGDIYFQIRRFPRYGRLSGKNLDELLAGARVEVDERKRDPRDFALWKSAKPGEPSWPSPWGDGRPGWHIECSAMSMRYLGQSFDIHGGGEDLMFPHHECEIAQSEAATGQPFARYWIHNGFVNLGAEKMSKSLGNILTIRELVKRHDSDALRLWLLGAHYRNPMEFAEERVRESARGLERLRGLIIEGERLPAPGIGGWYPNALEPGHTEAWLAAIGDGELIRRAHPCVEGFTDAMDDDFNTPEALAALFDLSRELYRHREAVGPGGKGADAFANGVRLLARLGSALGLFQRPAEGVAPSPALAALADPLVAEREQARSQRDWKRADELREALRKLGATVEDTPTGPRVKWERI; from the coding sequence GTGAAGATCTACAACACGCTGACGCGCACCAAGGAGGAGCTCGTCCCGCTGACGCCGAACGAGGTGCGGATGTACGTCTGCGGGGTGACCGTCTACGACGTCTCCCACGTCGGGCACGCCCGGAGCGCCATCGTCTTCGACGTGATCCGCCGCTATCTCGCCTTCAAGGGCTATCGCGTCACGTTCGTCAAGAACTTCACGGACGTGGACGACAAGATCATCAAGCGCGCCCAGGAGGAGGGGGTGTCGCCGTCGGAGCTGTCGGAGCGCTACATCGCCGAGTTCTACCAGGATATGGCGGCGATGGGCGTCCTCCGCGCCGACATCGAGCCCAAGGCGACCGAGCACATCCCCGAGATGATCGCGCTGATCGAGCGGCTGCTCGCCGGCGGCTTCGCCTACGTGGTGGACGGCGACATCTACTTCCAGATCCGCCGGTTCCCCCGCTACGGGCGCCTCAGTGGCAAGAACCTGGACGAGCTGCTGGCCGGCGCCCGGGTCGAGGTGGACGAGCGCAAGCGTGATCCCCGCGACTTCGCGCTCTGGAAATCGGCCAAGCCCGGCGAGCCGTCCTGGCCGAGCCCCTGGGGCGATGGGCGGCCGGGCTGGCACATCGAGTGCTCGGCCATGTCTATGCGGTACCTCGGCCAGTCCTTCGACATCCACGGTGGCGGCGAGGACCTCATGTTCCCCCACCACGAGTGCGAGATCGCCCAGTCCGAGGCGGCCACGGGCCAGCCGTTCGCGCGGTACTGGATCCACAACGGGTTCGTGAACCTCGGCGCCGAGAAGATGTCGAAGTCCCTCGGCAACATCCTGACCATCAGGGAGCTCGTGAAGCGCCACGACTCCGACGCGCTGCGCCTGTGGCTACTCGGTGCTCACTATCGTAACCCCATGGAGTTCGCCGAGGAACGCGTGCGCGAAAGCGCGCGGGGGCTCGAACGACTCCGAGGGCTCATCATCGAGGGGGAACGTCTGCCGGCGCCCGGCATCGGTGGCTGGTACCCCAACGCGCTCGAGCCGGGGCACACGGAGGCTTGGCTGGCCGCCATCGGGGATGGCGAACTCATCAGACGGGCTCATCCGTGCGTCGAAGGGTTCACGGATGCGATGGACGATGACTTCAACACGCCCGAAGCCCTGGCCGCCCTGTTCGATTTGAGTCGTGAGCTGTACCGGCATCGAGAAGCGGTCGGCCCGGGGGGGAAAGGCGCGGACGCGTTCGCGAATGGAGTCCGTCTCCTGGCCAGACTGGGCTCTGCCCTCGGACTCTTTCAGCGCCCGGCCGAGGGGGTCGCCCCGTCGCCCGCCCTCGCCGCGCTGGCCGACCCCCTGGTCGCCGAGCGGGAACAGGCCCGGAGCCAGCGAGACTGGAAACGAGCCGATGAGCTACGCGAGGCGCTTCGGAAGCTCGGCGCCACCGTGGAGGACACGCCGACCGGCCCGCGCGTGAAGTGGGAGCGGATATGA
- the ispD gene encoding 2-C-methyl-D-erythritol 4-phosphate cytidylyltransferase codes for MAVVVPAGGVGTRLGRRTPKQFLRLGDVPILVATVRHFARHPAVQAVVVAAPNAQTGRAARLLARLGRRVAVVAGGATRQESVWRALQATPADAEMVVVHDAVRPFITRRLVDAVLRAARLHGAAVCALPIAETVKRVRGGFAEGTLDRSQLWAVQTPQAFRAALLREAHEKAQRDGVVGTDDAMLVERLGHAVCVVPGSETNVKITTPADLRRARAWVRT; via the coding sequence CGGCCGTCGCACGCCCAAGCAGTTCCTCAGACTCGGGGACGTCCCCATCCTCGTCGCCACCGTGCGGCACTTCGCGCGCCACCCGGCCGTGCAAGCGGTCGTCGTCGCGGCCCCGAACGCCCAGACCGGGCGGGCGGCGCGACTCCTGGCGCGCCTGGGGCGGCGGGTGGCGGTGGTCGCGGGCGGGGCCACCCGGCAGGAGTCGGTGTGGCGCGCCCTTCAGGCCACGCCGGCCGATGCCGAAATGGTCGTGGTCCACGATGCGGTCCGCCCGTTCATCACGCGCCGGCTCGTCGACGCCGTGCTGCGCGCCGCGCGCCTCCACGGCGCCGCCGTCTGCGCCCTGCCGATCGCCGAGACCGTGAAGCGCGTGCGCGGGGGATTCGCCGAGGGAACGCTCGACCGCTCACAGCTCTGGGCCGTGCAGACCCCGCAGGCCTTCCGGGCGGCGCTCCTGCGCGAGGCGCACGAGAAGGCGCAGCGGGACGGGGTCGTGGGCACGGACGACGCCATGCTGGTCGAGCGCCTGGGGCATGCGGTGTGCGTCGTCCCGGGCAGTGAGACGAACGTGAAGATCACGACGCCGGCCGACCTCCGGCGCGCGCGCGCGTGGGTGCGGACGTGA